The Augochlora pura isolate Apur16 unplaced genomic scaffold, APUR_v2.2.1 APUR_unplaced_2357, whole genome shotgun sequence genome includes the window ttttacagaagATGATAGAAACTACGATTAAtcattgtatgtatattttttatttttctagacTGAACAGATAAGAAGGGACAATAGATTATGGGCTTCTGATAGTTTATTCTTAAGGGAACATTTACTTGTTCCAGTTAATTCAGAAAATCCTTTATCATTATCTATTGATAATCCTAATGAAACTGAACACAATACAGTTCAAAgtgtaaatatcatttttatgaaattattcgtaaaataatattttgctgtATCTAAAAACAAAATGTCTTTTTAGATTTCTAGTCCATCTTCAATAGCATCTTCTATAGATGATGACAGCTCAGTTAATGATTTTTTAGCTAAAATGGATTCTTCAATAGCCAGTGCTAAGAGGGAAGTCAAACGTACTCAGGGGAGTAGTGAGTAAGTTATTtaccaataattaataaagaaagacTGTAGAAATATAAGTtactacaatttattaatcaactatattttttatattgccTATTTAGATTTTGCACAGAGGCTAATGATATCTACACACAGCGACATAGAGTGCCTACTAAGTTACGTAATTCCTTTCCTATGTCTTCGAATACACAAACAATATCCTCTACATCAGAGCTATTAAGACCATCATCTTCTAGTGATATGCATAACTTTCCAACTGCTGTAGTTATGACACAGGGTAGGAAAGTAAAAACATCGCTACAACGACTTCAACAGCAACAAGATGAAATATTCCAGTTGTAgcaactatattatattgaactGTAATATGTTCAAAGTTGACAGTGTCATTAAAGAgcttgaagaaatatttattggataCTGAATAAcatattggaaataatagaagatTATTTCATGTGCAAACTTGGTTGATCCAGAATTAATGTAAGTTGTACTCACTCCTTCTTATAAACTGTTTATGGTAACTTAAAAAGTATCTAACTTCTAACTGAAAGCTTTTGTaagaaataatgttgacaatttttattcttatagtCTCAGACTATCAACAATGGATCAACTTAACTCTCATATTGTCCAagcatatttttgaaatatttccaacaatATTTCTTAGTGGACCATATGTGCCTTTAACCCGAATCAATTGTGCAATAAAtccaataatattctttttctcttgtcTATgaaagtttttcttttttattatttacaaaaacaaatacttttcatttaaaattgtatgaaaaagTACATGCAACAtgctattaacattttttaaattattcgcaaTCGTTAGAATTTAGTACAATggtctttttctattttctaacaTTATGCTATAAAATTAAGCAAAC containing:
- the Red gene encoding lysM peptidoglycan-binding domain-containing protein red is translated as MERNGAREMEERMCIRDSGKTLKKYGSTAKHVTRTGNLIKHAVSATDTLQGIALKYGVTTEQIRRDNRLWASDSLFLREHLLVPVNSENPLSLSIDNPNETEHNTVQSISSPSSIASSIDDDSSVNDFLAKMDSSIASAKREVKRTQGSSEFCTEANDIYTQRHRVPTKLRNSFPMSSNTQTISSTSELLRPSSSSDMHNFPTAVVMTQGRKVKTSLQRLQQQQDEIFQL